The nucleotide window tgaaaaaaaattacaaacactTGACAAGGAATGGAAATCGCCTTTAAGTGCAAACTTAAGATCAGCTGATTAAATCAGTTGATCAGGTGGTTTTTACAACTGGTCCAGCAAAATAACTCCACCATTTGGTTCCGGTTAAACactatattaaaatacaaaaaaaaaaatgtaatacagaTTTACAGACACACCTGTCGCATGGCAGAACTATTGCAGCGCTCCTGATATTCCATAATGTACCAACACCTTGCATGCTTCAGTGTTGTTTTCAGTCTGTCACATGCATGTCAGTGACATGAACTCAAAGGACAAGAGATTGCTAGGCTTGTGTCGGAAAAGCTATCATTATCGCCTTATATGCTACAGAAGCATGTAACAGACGAGAGCGATCAACATGACCAGAAAGGTGCTAATACAGCCAGTGTAATGAAGCAGAGATGTGGACGCTGGACCGTAATCCGGCCTGTATCCACCTCGCCAGACCGGTTCCCAGTCCGGTCCGTTCGGCAAATCGTCGCTATAGTCGTACTTCAGCACGCCACTGAGACGCTTAGCCTCCTCAGTAGTGGCTACGTCAGGCAGTTCAGACACAGCCGCTGTCTTCATGCAGTAGGATGGGATGGACTCCGGCATCAGACCTATCGCTTGGCATGGCGAGTGAGTTGTCATTCGTACCTGGTGGTAAGCCAGTGATTTCTGCTGTAGGTCCCTGTCGCTTGCCCAAATGGCGGGACCCATGCATACAAACACGACATGGCGCCAACGGCCAGGGTTCCGGCGACCCTTTACGGGTTTAGCGTTGGCGTGTATTAACCGCGAGTCCCAGAGAACCATTCCGCCTTTAGGAACCGCCACCGTTTTCCGAAGACAACCTTTTTCCTCAAACCATTCCGGCTCTCCGTCTCTGAGGCGGTAAAATTTGGCCAAACTGCTTCTGAGAAAGGCCTTTGGGTGTGACTGCATGAACTCTTGGTGGTATTTGTGAGATTCCTCCAAAACTTCTAGTGTCCAGTCGTCCTCGTCGGCACTTTCAAGATAGACCGCGCCTTGAACACAATGTCGACCAATCTGACTGGCCGATTGGTCCGAGTGTAGCCAGTGCTGATTGGCTCGCCGGAACTCCTTTGATCCTTCCTCGGGAGGACGTCCAATAGCAATGGCGTCAAAACTCGTTAACAGTTTCTCTGTTCCCCAAAGTTGAGCAAATACTGGTGTTGTAGCAAGCCTAACTCTCCAGGACGGCTCCGCATGACCCACTTTGTATCTCTGGATCAAGGAATTGTAAGAAAACGGCCAGCTATTGTGTTTTGTGAATGAAGACAACCATTCCTGGTATTGCTGTACGAAGGTGTCACAGACGTTTCCTGAAAGAACGTCTTCGATGACAACATATCCTTTCTTGCCAAGCTCAGCTCGCTTCTGGACCGTGAACATTTTCCTGTAACAGAGATTAACAATTACGTCTATGCGTGGGTGGTAATGTCATAGAATCTTTAACTGTTGCATTGTTGCCATCGCACACAACGCTTCTGCAGCGTATATCTATAAtcacaaaaattgaaaacttggaGAAGAAAAACCTCCCAATCTTTGTTAACCAGAGAGGGCACCAAATGAGGACAAGCTTTTTGGAGGTTACTACAACGAAGTACACCTGAAATGTCAAGAGAATTCCACGGCGGTTTTCAGTTTTAGTTAAGATCGTGAAACGTCTCTGTGTCATCAATGCTAGTGAAGATTACTGGCCATCTGCATGCGCGGTTCCCAAGGCAACGTCCAAAATGAACTTCCCACGAATAAAAAAGCAGTTTCCTGAGGCAACTTTTGAAATGACAACCATGGAAAGCAACACATCATGTTACCgatatgtatatttgtcaacaaaaaGTTTAAAGAGAATATCTTTTTAACTCTTCGACAGCAAAACACAAACCTGTATACACGTATTTGGATCTATGGCGTACAGTCAATATTACGGTATGATCTCGTACACACTCTGATAGTTTAAGGGCAAAACAAGGCTTGTGTTTGGATGTATCGCAACGTGAATATCTTCACAACATGAATTACCGGAATGGGTACTTATATCGGGGTCGTGGTATTTCATTTAACCATCGTTCACCAACAGTTAAAACTGTAAGTACGCATGATTGATAGACGGAAACGTTAGGCCTACCATTCCTTAAACAAAATTGGACCGGCTGGTTATGCAGCTCGTGGCGAAACCTTATCTGAGCTTTATATAGGGTTAGGTATAGGAAGGTTCACCCCACAGGACTCCGCCCCTCAAGAATACATGAATACTAGGCCTACAGTTAAAGTTAAAGATATAACTttaactcacctgtattgtgtATAGTGAGTCTGTTTAATACCGTATAGCTCAGTTCTATGAATTCAGCTCACAGCGTCGAACCCTTGCTTATGTCATTTTTTACGACATCCAGACTTGAACAGAGCTTCATTTAAAATAGGGTACTATATACACTGGTATTTATACTGCACGCGGCAAAATCACGATGTTTGTCATGTGACACACACGTCAATATCGACACATCAGTGTTACCTGCATGTAACCGAATGCGTGGAGAACGGGAGATAACTCATGCTTGGTATATATATctcatgtgatatacatgtatacgcctgATAACTGTGTGCTTGTCAGATTGAGATTTAGAAACCGGACAATGAAGCGGCACTAAGTGGGAGTTGAGATTTAGAAAGACAGGCTTGGAAGGATAATAACTGAAAGCCAGATTTGGAAAGAAACTTGGAAGGAACATGAAGTAAAAAGTCACATTAAGTAAGTGAGACTGGACTGACTTGAAGTGAAAAGTGAGATTTAGAAAAAGAGGCTTGAAAGGGGCACTATAAGTGAACAGCGAGATTTAGATTCATCTAAGGAACAATAATTGAATATTGAGATTTAGAAAGAAACACTTAGAAGGGACAAAACGGAAATTTAGACAGAGACTTCAAATGTATACAAGGTGAAAAGCGAGATATAGAAAGCTAGTCTTTAAAACAGAAACTGGTGAAGTGGAACTAAGTATATGTTAAAACGACAAGTATACATATAGTAGATAACATTTTATATCTACTTATAGATACAAAACGTTCTACAATTGAAAGGATATTCGGGTGGTTGCTAAAGCTCAGCGCACACAGACAACATTTGTTTTCGAAACGAGATTTCTAGATCGGGAAAATTAAAAATCcttgaaaaccacaaagaaATTCCTGAGTCTGGAACACTTGATCCAACGATTCAGCTTGAGCTCATATGTTTAGACATTGCACAGATCAAAAACTGCATGCGCGATCTCTGCTCGGAGTTAGCACATGCGTGCCATTCTCATCTGGAGGCTTTGAGAGAAAATTATATTACTGTGAGCTGTTTCGGCGGTTTTAACTATGTAGGTCTTCATTGTTCAGTCCTATAAGGTGTGTGATTCCAACCGCTGGAACATGCAGGTGCGGGTTCGTCCCCGGCATTGGACAGATAATTCCTAGATTCCCCAGATGGATTCATGGTTCGTTGACGTTTGTTTGACATGCAGTCTTACGTTTGATGATGGCCACTTTAAACTGTCTCACTCCAATCGATCTTGCAGcggcctgcggatggttgtgggtttcctccgtgcTTTGTCCCATTTcgtcccaccatactgctgcatcgccgccgtcgtataaataaaatattcttgagtacggcgtaaggtaccaatcaaataatatataaatccAGGTTTATCAGTATATAACTTCCCAATGGATTATACTCCGAGCACACCAGCTTTCCTTCACCTTTATAACAGACCGTCATTGTATGCAATAGCAAGCATCAAAATCTTAACTCATGcggtttttctttaaaatttcagacttttctgataaaattaaccTCAGATTTTTCTAAGAGTGCCAAAACTACATAATGTGCTATATTTCAGACCTTTGTGAGAAATTTCAgactttttgtttcagttttgtcacaaagtggagtgtggcgtaaaacaacattcaTGCAAAATATTGGCATTTGAGTTGTGCCAAATACAAAACATATCAGATATTTGAAGAATTTCCATAATGAATGATGATCATCTATTGTAATTTTGGTGAATATATAATTCAGAAACATTTTTCTCGCTGGCACTTTGAAGATTTTAT belongs to Liolophura sinensis isolate JHLJ2023 chromosome 9, CUHK_Ljap_v2, whole genome shotgun sequence and includes:
- the LOC135475610 gene encoding uncharacterized protein LOC135475610, with protein sequence MFTVQKRAELGKKGYVVIEDVLSGNVCDTFVQQYQEWLSSFTKHNSWPFSYNSLIQRYKVGHAEPSWRVRLATTPVFAQLWGTEKLLTSFDAIAIGRPPEEGSKEFRRANQHWLHSDQSASQIGRHCVQGAVYLESADEDDWTLEVLEESHKYHQEFMQSHPKAFLRSSLAKFYRLRDGEPEWFEEKGCLRKTVAVPKGGMVLWDSRLIHANAKPVKGRRNPGRWRHVVFVCMGPAIWASDRDLQQKSLAYHQVL